The genomic stretch CGGACCGGGTCTGTAACGTGACGCAGTATGGTGCCGAAGGGCATCGTTTGCAGATTGCGCTGAACACGGAATCTTTTCAGAAAGCGATTGATGAATGCGCCTCTGCTGGTGGTGGCACCGTGCTGGTGCCGGCAGGAAACTATCTGGTAGAACCTTTGTTCCTGAAAAGCAATGTTCGCCTGCATCTGGAAAAGAATGCCACCCTGGTGGCATCGACCGGAGAAAGCGCTTACCGCGCCACCGACAGCACCCGTTACGCCGAAGCGGAAAATGGTTGGCTGCCGTTTATCAGCATTGCCGATGCACAGAATGTCGCTATTACCGGCGAAGGCACTATCGATGGACAAGGTGCGGTGTGGTGGGAGCGCTGGCGTGCGGCGATTCGTGCCACCGGTAAGAAAGGCGGCACTGACCGCCCGCGATTGATTTATGTCACTCGCTCCAGTCGGGTGCTGATTGACGGCGTGACCCTGACTAACTCTCCCAGCTTCCATGTGGTGATGCGCTATGCCCATGATGTCACGGTGAACGGCACCACGATTACTGCCCCCTGGCATGCGCCTAACACAGATGCTATCGACCCAATTGATAGCCAAAATATCCGTATTACCAATAATGTTATCGACTGCAACGATGATCATATCGCTATCAAGGCGGAAAAACCGGACAGTCGCTTCCCGAACGGCGTGGTAGACAATATTTATATCGCCAACAACCTGTTAAAGCAGGGGCGCGGCATTTCCATCGGCAGTGAAACCTCTGGCGGCGTCAACAATGTGCTGGTGGAAAACAACCGTTTTGAAGAATCGATGTACGGTATTCGCATCAAGTCGTTGCGCGGCAAGGGCGGTGAGGTGAAGAACGTTACCTATCGTCATACCCGGATGGTGGATGTCGAGGTGCCGCTGGTGTTCTCGGGTTATTATCAGGCCGCGCCTATCGTTCAGTCCGAGGTGGATAAATTGCTTCAGGCGGGCGGGTTTACGCTAGGCGAACAGATTTATCCGCCGGATACCGAGCCGGTTCAGCCGTTCGATAAAGTGAAAACGCCGCATTTCAGCCAGGTTACCATCGTTGATCTAGAATCAACCGGTCGTAGCAAGGCTGCCGGGTACATTATTGGCGTGCCGGAAGCACCGCTGAGTGGTTTCCATTTTGAACAGGTGCGGATTGACGCTGAAAAAGGATTGCGGGTGCGCAACGCGGAATTGGCGGCTAACGGGCTGACTCTTAACGTAAAACAAGGAGAGGCGTTGCTGCTGGATAAAGGGGCGAACGTCACCCAATAACGTATCGGGAAGTGAGCGCACTTCCCGTGGAACGACGCTTATGAAGCGGTGGCAGAGGGCGACACTGGCCGTGGAACCCTCTGCCGCCGTCTTCTTCCTGATGATTAATATCGCTATGGTCAGTCGTGTTTGGCTATGTCGGCAAACTGGGCCTTCAGTACACTGGCCAGATCAGCCGCGGCCAGTTCGAGGTCTAATCCTCGTTT from Dickeya zeae NCPPB 2538 encodes the following:
- a CDS encoding glycoside hydrolase family 28 protein, whose translation is MHKGVAFSLLASCALASVAAQAAQAAEEVAFPDRVCNVTQYGAEGHRLQIALNTESFQKAIDECASAGGGTVLVPAGNYLVEPLFLKSNVRLHLEKNATLVASTGESAYRATDSTRYAEAENGWLPFISIADAQNVAITGEGTIDGQGAVWWERWRAAIRATGKKGGTDRPRLIYVTRSSRVLIDGVTLTNSPSFHVVMRYAHDVTVNGTTITAPWHAPNTDAIDPIDSQNIRITNNVIDCNDDHIAIKAEKPDSRFPNGVVDNIYIANNLLKQGRGISIGSETSGGVNNVLVENNRFEESMYGIRIKSLRGKGGEVKNVTYRHTRMVDVEVPLVFSGYYQAAPIVQSEVDKLLQAGGFTLGEQIYPPDTEPVQPFDKVKTPHFSQVTIVDLESTGRSKAAGYIIGVPEAPLSGFHFEQVRIDAEKGLRVRNAELAANGLTLNVKQGEALLLDKGANVTQ